A part of Vulpes lagopus strain Blue_001 chromosome 4, ASM1834538v1, whole genome shotgun sequence genomic DNA contains:
- the NSMCE3 gene encoding non-structural maintenance of chromosomes element 3 homolog — MLQKPRSRGRPSSQADRDKDWGRGAAEEAPSTSRGAGGSQEARGAASQSARRAEASPEVGPRSQQQLELKVAELVQFLLIKDQKKIPIKRTDILKHVIGDYKDVFPDLLRLAAERLEYVFGYKLVELEPKSNTYILINTLEPVEEDAEVRGDQGTPTTGLLMIVLGLIFMKGNTIKETEVWDFLRRLGVYPTKKHLVFGDPKKLITEEFVRQRYLEYRRIPHTDPVDYEFQWGPRTNLETSKMKVLKFVAKVHNQDPKDWPAQYCEALADEEARARPETGGPAPSS, encoded by the coding sequence ATGTTGCAGAAGCCGAGGAGCCGGGGCCGCCCTAGCTCCCAGGCGGACAGGGACAAGGACTGGGGCCGCGGCGCCGCCGAGGAGGCCCCGAGCACCTCCCGCGGGGCGGGCGGCTCCCAGGAGGCCCGGGGCGCGGCGTCGCAGAGCGCCCGCCGGGCCGAGGCCTCCCCCGAGGTCGGGCCCCGGTCCCAGCAGCAGCTGGAGCTGAAGGTGGCCGAGCTGGTGCAGTTCTTGCTGATTAAGGACCAGAAGAAGATCCCGATCAAGCGCACCGACATTCTGAAGCACGTCATTGGGGACTACAAGGACGTCTTCCCCGACCTGCTGAGACTGGCTGCCGAGCGCCTCGAGTACGTCTTCGGGTACAAGCTGGTGGAGCTGGAACCCAAGAGCAATActtacatcctcatcaacaccctGGAGCCGGTGGAGGAGGATGCCGAGGTGAGAGGCGACCAGGGCACGCCCACCACCGGCCTCCTCATGATTGTTTTGGGTCTCATCTTTATGAAGGGCAACACCATCAAGGAAACGGAGGTCTGGGACTTCCTGCGTCGCCTAGGGGTGTACCCCACAAAGAAGCACTTGGTTTTCGGGGACCCAAAGAAACTTATTACGGAAGAGTTTGTGCGGCAGCGTTACCTGGAGTACCGGCGGATACCCCACACCGATCCTGTAGACTATGAGTTCCAGTGGGGGCCCCGAACCAACCTGGAAACCAGCAAGATGAAAGTCCTTAAGTTTGTGGCCAAAGTCCATAATCAGGACCCCAAGGACTGGCCAGCACAGTACTGTGAGGCTTTGGCAGATGAGGAGGCCAGAGCCAGACCTGAGACAGGtggcccagccccctcctcttGA